One window of the Populus nigra chromosome 4, ddPopNigr1.1, whole genome shotgun sequence genome contains the following:
- the LOC133691789 gene encoding potassium transporter 4-like, producing MEAQSGVQRSANPSHLSWVTVSRNLLLAYQSFGVVYGDLSTSPLYVYTNIFAGRMQNHQTEEVIFGAFSLVFWTFTLIPLIKYVCIVLSADDNGEGGTFALYSLLCRHAKLSLLPNQQAADEELSSYKYGPSTQTMASSPLKRFLEKHKRLRTALLIVVLFGASMVIGDGVLTPAISVLSAVSGLQEANNKLTNGELVLLACVILVGLFALQHCGTHKVAFMFAPIVIIWLVSILSIGLYNIVHWNPKIVHALSPHYIIKFFNHTGKEGWISLGGVLLSITGTEAMFADLGHFTALSIRLAFALVIYPCLVVQYMGQAAFLSKNPKSIPNSFYDSIPDKLFWPLCIIATLAAIVGSQAVITATFSIVKQCHALGCFPRVKVVHTSKHIYGQIYIPEINWILMILTLAITVGFQDTTLIGNAYGLACMTVMFVTTFLMGLVIIFVWQKSVILAVLFLLLFGFIEGVYLSAALMKVPLGGWAPLVLSAIFMFIMYIWHYGTRKKYNFDLHNKVSLKWLLGLGPSLGIVRVPGIGLIYSELATGVPAIFSHFVTNLPAFHKVLVFVCVKSVPVPYVSPEERFLIGRVCPRPYRMYRCIVRYGYKDIQRDDGDFENMLIQSIAEFIQMEAVEQPQFSSSESSSLDGRMAVMSTRPVQSSLSLIVSEQDFLSIDDSIQNSRSLTLQSLQSAYDDDNLHIRTRHVTFQLPSNPGMDPAVREELMDLIQAKEAGAAYIMGHSYVKARRTSSFLKKLAIDIGYSFLRKNCRGPAVALNIPHISLIEVGMIYYV from the exons ATGGAAGCACAATCTGGAGTCCAACGCTCTGCTAATCCCTCTCAC CTTTCATGGGTAACTGTATCCAGGAATCTACTATTGGCATATCAAAGTTTTGGGGTGGTGTATGGAGACCTAAGTACTTCACCTCTTTACGTTTATACAAACATATTTGCTGGGAGGATGCAGAATCACCAGACTGAGGAAGTAATATTTGGAGCATTTTCCTTGGTTTTCTGGACCTTTACATTGATACCTTTGATCAAGTATGTCTGTATCGTATTGAGCGCAGATGACAATGGTGAAG GCGGCACATTTGCTCTTTACTCGTTGCTTTGCAGGCATGCAAAGTTGAGCTTACTTCCCAATCAACAAGCAGCTGATGAGGAGCTCTCATCCTACAAGTATGGCCCTTCAACACAGACTATGGCCTCCTCTCCATTGAAGAGATTTCTGGAGAAGCACAAAAGGCTTCGGACTGCCCTACTTATTGTCGTCTTGTTTGGTGCTAGCATGGTCATTGGTGATGGCGTGCTTACTCCAGCAATATCTG TTTTGTCAGCGGTATCTGGGCTGCAAGAAGCTAACAATAAATTGACTAATG GTGAACTTGTCTTGCTTGCCTGTGTCATTTTGGTCGGCCTCTTTGCTCTGCAGCATTGTGGCACTCACAAGGTAGCCTTTATGTTTGCACCAATTGTAATCATCTGGTTGGTGTCAATTCTGTCCATTGGACTGTACAACATTGTACATTGGAACCCAAAGATTGTTCATGCTTTGTCGCCTCATTACATTATAAAGTTCTTCAACCATACTGGTAAAGAAGGTTGGATTTCACTTGGAGGGGTCCTTCTTTCCATAACTG GCACTGAAGCAATGTTTGCTGATCTTGGTCATTTCACTGCCTTATCTATTAGG CTTGCTTTTGCATTGGTAATTTACCCTTGTTTGGTTGTACAATACATGGGCCAGGCTGCATTTCTGTCTAAAAATCCCAAATCCATTCCAAACAGTTTCTATGACTCGATACCTG ACAAGTTATTCTGGCCTTTATGCATTATTGCCACCCTTGCTGCTATTGTTGGGAGTCAGGCTGTTATCACTGCCACTTTTTCTATTGTTAAACAATGCCATGCCCTTGGATGTTTTCCACGAGTTAAAGTTGTTCACACTTCGAAACACATATATGGGCAGATCTACATCCCAGAAATAAACTGGATCCTCATGATCCTTACTCTTGCTATAACTGTTGGATTTCAAGACACAACTTTGATTGGAAATGCTTATG GACTTGCTTGCATGACAGTTATGTTTGTCACAACATTTCTGATGGGACTTGTCATAATCTTCGTTTGGCAGAAGAGTGTCATTCTGGCTGTGCTTTTCCTTCTATTATTTGGGTTCATTGAGGGTGTCTACTTGTCTGCAGCCCTCATGAAAGTGCCCCTCGGAGGATGGGCCCCTCTTGTGCTCTCAGCCATTTTTATGTTCATTATGTACATCTGGCATTATGGGACTCGCAAGAAGTATAACTTTGATCTGCACAACAAAGTTTCATTAAAATGGTTACTGGGCTTGGGCCCCAGTCTTGGCATTGTCCGTGTACCGGGAATAGGTCTCATATACTCTGAATTGGCCACTGGAGTTCCAGCAATCTTCTCACACTTTGTAACAAATCTCCCTGCATTTCACAAGGTTCTAGTTTTTGTTTGTGTCAAATCAGTTCCTGTTCCATATGTTTCCCCTGAAGAACGCTTCCTCATTGGTCGAGTATGCCCAAGACCATATCGCATGTATAGGTGCATAGTGAGGTATGGTTACAAGGACATCCAGAGGGATGATGGTGACTTTGAGAACATGCTTATACAGAGCATAGCAGAGTTCATTCAGATGGAAGCAGTTGAACAACCACAGTTCTCTTCATCCGAGAGTTCATCCCTTGATGGCAGGATGGCTGTTATGAGCACCAGACCTGTCCAATCTAGCTTGAGTTTAATAGTATCCGAGCAAGACTTTCTTAGCATTGATGACTCTATCCAAAACAGCAGATCTTTAACCCTCCAGAGCTTGCAATCTGCTTACGACGATGACAATCTTCATATCAGAACGCGCCATGTCACGTTTCAGCTGCCATCAAATCCCGGGATGGACCCTGCAGTTAGGGAAGAGCTGATGGATCTGATCCAGGCAAAGGAAGCAGGGGCAGCCTACATAATGGGGCATTCATATGTGAAGGCTAGGAGAACTTCCTCTTTCCTTAAAAAACTAGCTATTGATATTGGGTATTCATTTCTTCGGAAGAATTGCAGGGGCCCGGCTGTGGCACTGAACATTCCTCACATCAGCCTTATTGAAGTTGGCATGATATACTATGTGTAA
- the LOC133692914 gene encoding probable serine/threonine-protein kinase PIX13 isoform X2: MSRTLAAILGGAAGVMALAGVVIFVLWCLYHKKTVSRTSETGSSETSIQGSHAGIELSSQEARRFEMEELGLATKGFSEKNLIGLGKFGEVYKGLLNNGMIVAIKKRPGAPSPEFVDEDWLLEYQVRYLSPIQHRNLVTLLGYCQENNLQFLVYEYISSGSVSNHLYGVGQTLDGKLEFKLRLSIAHEAAKGLAHLHSQTPRLLHKNFKTANVLVDENFIAKVADAGLRNFLGRVDIAGPSTQVTADEIFLAPEVREFRQFSEKSDVFSFGVFLLELLSGKEATEPSPETSQNLVEWVQNTQDHTNISSIVDHRLGSSFTAEGMEEFIQLMVQCVEPSSDRRPLMSYVVMELDRILEKERNLTTVMGEGTPTVTLGSQLFRPTK, encoded by the exons ATGTCAAGGACTCTTGCAGCCATACTGGGAGGTGCTGCAGGAGTCATGGCATTGGCGGGGGtagttatttttgttctttggtGCTTATATCACAAAAAGACTGTGTCAAGAACTTCTGAGACAGGATCTTCTGAAACATCTATTCAAG GAAGCCATGCAGGGATCGAGTTGTCATCACAAGAAGCAAGGCGTTTTGAGATGGAAGAATTGGGTCTGGCCACGAAAGGTTTTAGTGAGAAAAATTTGATCGGGTTAGGAAAATTTGGGGAGGTATACAAGGGTTTGCTTAATAATGGGATGATTGTGGCCATCAAAAAGAGACCTGGAGCTCCTAGTCCGGAATTTGTTGATGAG GACTGGCTTCTTGAATATCAGGTGCGCTACCTGTCACCTATTCAGCATCGGAATCTTGTGACACTTTTGGGCTACTGCCAGGAAAATAACTTGCAGTTTCTTGTATACGAGTATATCTCTAGTGGGAGTGTTTCCAATCATTTGTATG GAGTTGGTCAAACTTTGGATGGGAAGCTAGAATTCAAGCTTAGACTTTCAATCGCTCATGAGGCTGCTAAAG GTTTGGCTCACCTTCACTCTCAAACTCCCCGTTTGTTGCACAAGAATTTCAAAACAGCCAATGTTCTCGTGGATGAAAATTTCATAGCTAAAGTTGCAGATGCAGGACTTCGTAATTTCCTGGGAAGAGTTGATATTGCAGGCCCATCTACACAAGTGACAGCAGATGAGATATTTCTTGCCCCGGA GGTGAGAGAGTTCAGACAATTTTCTGAGAAAAGTGATGTATTCAGTTTTGGTGTATTCCTTCTAGAGTTGCTAAGTGGCAAGGAAGCAACAGAACCATCTCCAGAGACAAGCCAAAATCTGGTCGAGTGG GTGCAAAATACTCAAGACCACACCAATATTTCCAGCATAGTCGACCACAGATTGGGGAGTAGCTTCACTGCAGAAGGCATGGAAGAGTTTATACAGTTGATGGTTCAATGTGTGGAACCTTCAAGTGATAGGAGACCACTAATGAGTTATGTGGTAATGGAACTTGATCGTATACTTGAGAAGGAGAGGAACTTGACGACGGTCATGGGGGAAGGAACCCCAACAGTGACCCTTGGAAGCCAGTTATTTAGACCAACCAAGTAA
- the LOC133692914 gene encoding probable serine/threonine-protein kinase PIX13 isoform X1 has product MSRTLAAILGGAAGVMALAGVVIFVLWCLYHKKTVSRTSETGSSETSIQVGSHAGIELSSQEARRFEMEELGLATKGFSEKNLIGLGKFGEVYKGLLNNGMIVAIKKRPGAPSPEFVDEDWLLEYQVRYLSPIQHRNLVTLLGYCQENNLQFLVYEYISSGSVSNHLYGVGQTLDGKLEFKLRLSIAHEAAKGLAHLHSQTPRLLHKNFKTANVLVDENFIAKVADAGLRNFLGRVDIAGPSTQVTADEIFLAPEVREFRQFSEKSDVFSFGVFLLELLSGKEATEPSPETSQNLVEWVQNTQDHTNISSIVDHRLGSSFTAEGMEEFIQLMVQCVEPSSDRRPLMSYVVMELDRILEKERNLTTVMGEGTPTVTLGSQLFRPTK; this is encoded by the exons ATGTCAAGGACTCTTGCAGCCATACTGGGAGGTGCTGCAGGAGTCATGGCATTGGCGGGGGtagttatttttgttctttggtGCTTATATCACAAAAAGACTGTGTCAAGAACTTCTGAGACAGGATCTTCTGAAACATCTATTCAAG TAGGAAGCCATGCAGGGATCGAGTTGTCATCACAAGAAGCAAGGCGTTTTGAGATGGAAGAATTGGGTCTGGCCACGAAAGGTTTTAGTGAGAAAAATTTGATCGGGTTAGGAAAATTTGGGGAGGTATACAAGGGTTTGCTTAATAATGGGATGATTGTGGCCATCAAAAAGAGACCTGGAGCTCCTAGTCCGGAATTTGTTGATGAG GACTGGCTTCTTGAATATCAGGTGCGCTACCTGTCACCTATTCAGCATCGGAATCTTGTGACACTTTTGGGCTACTGCCAGGAAAATAACTTGCAGTTTCTTGTATACGAGTATATCTCTAGTGGGAGTGTTTCCAATCATTTGTATG GAGTTGGTCAAACTTTGGATGGGAAGCTAGAATTCAAGCTTAGACTTTCAATCGCTCATGAGGCTGCTAAAG GTTTGGCTCACCTTCACTCTCAAACTCCCCGTTTGTTGCACAAGAATTTCAAAACAGCCAATGTTCTCGTGGATGAAAATTTCATAGCTAAAGTTGCAGATGCAGGACTTCGTAATTTCCTGGGAAGAGTTGATATTGCAGGCCCATCTACACAAGTGACAGCAGATGAGATATTTCTTGCCCCGGA GGTGAGAGAGTTCAGACAATTTTCTGAGAAAAGTGATGTATTCAGTTTTGGTGTATTCCTTCTAGAGTTGCTAAGTGGCAAGGAAGCAACAGAACCATCTCCAGAGACAAGCCAAAATCTGGTCGAGTGG GTGCAAAATACTCAAGACCACACCAATATTTCCAGCATAGTCGACCACAGATTGGGGAGTAGCTTCACTGCAGAAGGCATGGAAGAGTTTATACAGTTGATGGTTCAATGTGTGGAACCTTCAAGTGATAGGAGACCACTAATGAGTTATGTGGTAATGGAACTTGATCGTATACTTGAGAAGGAGAGGAACTTGACGACGGTCATGGGGGAAGGAACCCCAACAGTGACCCTTGGAAGCCAGTTATTTAGACCAACCAAGTAA
- the LOC133692914 gene encoding receptor-like protein kinase HERK 1 isoform X3, with protein MSRTLAAILGGAAGVMALAGVVIFVLWCLYHKKTVSRTSETGSSETSIQVGSHAGIELSSQEARRFEMEELGLATKGFSEKNLIGLGKFGEVYKGLLNNGMIVAIKKRPGAPSPEFVDEVRYLSPIQHRNLVTLLGYCQENNLQFLVYEYISSGSVSNHLYGVGQTLDGKLEFKLRLSIAHEAAKGLAHLHSQTPRLLHKNFKTANVLVDENFIAKVADAGLRNFLGRVDIAGPSTQVTADEIFLAPEVREFRQFSEKSDVFSFGVFLLELLSGKEATEPSPETSQNLVEWVQNTQDHTNISSIVDHRLGSSFTAEGMEEFIQLMVQCVEPSSDRRPLMSYVVMELDRILEKERNLTTVMGEGTPTVTLGSQLFRPTK; from the exons ATGTCAAGGACTCTTGCAGCCATACTGGGAGGTGCTGCAGGAGTCATGGCATTGGCGGGGGtagttatttttgttctttggtGCTTATATCACAAAAAGACTGTGTCAAGAACTTCTGAGACAGGATCTTCTGAAACATCTATTCAAG TAGGAAGCCATGCAGGGATCGAGTTGTCATCACAAGAAGCAAGGCGTTTTGAGATGGAAGAATTGGGTCTGGCCACGAAAGGTTTTAGTGAGAAAAATTTGATCGGGTTAGGAAAATTTGGGGAGGTATACAAGGGTTTGCTTAATAATGGGATGATTGTGGCCATCAAAAAGAGACCTGGAGCTCCTAGTCCGGAATTTGTTGATGAG GTGCGCTACCTGTCACCTATTCAGCATCGGAATCTTGTGACACTTTTGGGCTACTGCCAGGAAAATAACTTGCAGTTTCTTGTATACGAGTATATCTCTAGTGGGAGTGTTTCCAATCATTTGTATG GAGTTGGTCAAACTTTGGATGGGAAGCTAGAATTCAAGCTTAGACTTTCAATCGCTCATGAGGCTGCTAAAG GTTTGGCTCACCTTCACTCTCAAACTCCCCGTTTGTTGCACAAGAATTTCAAAACAGCCAATGTTCTCGTGGATGAAAATTTCATAGCTAAAGTTGCAGATGCAGGACTTCGTAATTTCCTGGGAAGAGTTGATATTGCAGGCCCATCTACACAAGTGACAGCAGATGAGATATTTCTTGCCCCGGA GGTGAGAGAGTTCAGACAATTTTCTGAGAAAAGTGATGTATTCAGTTTTGGTGTATTCCTTCTAGAGTTGCTAAGTGGCAAGGAAGCAACAGAACCATCTCCAGAGACAAGCCAAAATCTGGTCGAGTGG GTGCAAAATACTCAAGACCACACCAATATTTCCAGCATAGTCGACCACAGATTGGGGAGTAGCTTCACTGCAGAAGGCATGGAAGAGTTTATACAGTTGATGGTTCAATGTGTGGAACCTTCAAGTGATAGGAGACCACTAATGAGTTATGTGGTAATGGAACTTGATCGTATACTTGAGAAGGAGAGGAACTTGACGACGGTCATGGGGGAAGGAACCCCAACAGTGACCCTTGGAAGCCAGTTATTTAGACCAACCAAGTAA